The region CCCATAGTTACTCTTATAATGGCCATCTCTGATTTTGTGACAACGGCTGGCTCGATCATGGGATTAATTGGAGCCATCAAGAACATTCCATtggcgttgctgctgtggctatTGACGATCCTGATCTCCCGGTGCCTGGAACTTATTTTCTTCATGATCTTCCATTTGGAAAGGAAATGGCTGTCCGCGTCGTTCTACATGGCGACCGATAGAGCGCTTTCATTGATACTCTTCATTTCGGCAATGCTATGTAAGAGAACATTGGGCCTCCAACTCTTGATATTAGCGATAGTTTTTTTGCAGGTGTGACGGTCATATCGATATTTGTCATCTATGAATACTACGGCTATCTACGAAACAAGATTCGGTATAATGACGAATGATATGTGTGAAGTTTTGTGgactatatgtacatataatataaGTATTCCTCTATGCCCACAACACCCCACTCATAAAAATAATTGTTTGAACTCTTCAACTGACAATCTTGCTGCACTTCATAGATGGACCCatgagatacatatgtacatacatgtccatatgtatgta is a window of Drosophila pseudoobscura strain MV-25-SWS-2005 chromosome 3, UCI_Dpse_MV25, whole genome shotgun sequence DNA encoding:
- the LOC26534313 gene encoding uncharacterized protein isoform X1, with protein sequence MALNPKCLRVSCVIIAIGWIIGTIFTASYLVQADTEYPIVTLIMAISDFVTTAGSIMGLIGAIKNIPLALLLWLLTILISRCLELIFFMIFHLERKWLSASFYMATDRALSLILFISAMLCVTVISIFVIYEYYGYLRNKIRYNDE
- the LOC26534313 gene encoding uncharacterized protein isoform X2; translated protein: MPANTEYPIVTLIMAISDFVTTAGSIMGLIGAIKNIPLALLLWLLTILISRCLELIFFMIFHLERKWLSASFYMATDRALSLILFISAMLCVTVISIFVIYEYYGYLRNKIRYNDE